In Deltaproteobacteria bacterium, the genomic window AGGCAAAGTATAAAAACATGGCCTGAACAATAATGGGTGTGCCGCGTATCACTTCCACATAAAAGCCCGATAGGTACCTGATCAGGATAGTGATGGGAATAAAAATCCCATGAGGCTTTTCTCCAAGAGCGTTTGTGCCTGCTATACGCCCCAATCCGGCTAAAACACCGAAAACCATGCCACCGCTAATGCCGAGGATGGTGATGATCCACGTTAATTTGGCCCCTGCAAGAAGGGCCGGGAGTGAGTCGATAATAACTGAAAATTCAAAATCCATAGTTCACATGTAGCTACTTAGCGATATTGATTCCCCCTTTAATAAAGGGTTCTTTTTAATGCCCCCTGAGGGTAGGGTGAGGGGGATTTGAAGCTTGCAATTAGAAAATCCCCCTTGTTCCCCCTTTTTCTAAGGGGGAGACCTGAATAGATAAAGTGATGGTTTTAGCAAAGGTGCTTAAGGGGTGATGGATTTTGATTTATTCCGGTTCTGAATCAAACCATTTTCTGTAAAGAGCGGCGTAGGCACCATCCTCCATCATCTCTAAAAGCGCAACATTTACTTTATCACGCAAAGCACTCCCCTGGGGAAAGGCAATCCCGTATTGGGCTGCTTTCACATCAGGACCGACAGCCTTGACCCTGCCCTTACCGGCAGTCTTGATGTAATAAAGCACATTGGGAGTATCATGCACTGCCGCATCGGCACCGCCCGTTACAACTTCAAGGTAAGCCTGGTCAATATTTGGGAACTTGACTATTTTTTTGGTCCCCAGGGTTTCAACATATTCGACGGTTGCTGTTCCAAGTTTTACAGCAACAACTTTACCTTTCAGGTCAGCAGGTGATTTGATGTCTTTATTGCTTTTTAAAACCATGACCTTAAGACCGGCCCTGAAATAGGGATGAGAGAAGTCGATTTTCTTTTCCCGGGAAGATTTGATAAAAATCGCCGCCAGGGCAACATCAAGATTGC contains:
- the glnH gene encoding glutamine ABC transporter substrate-binding protein GlnH, which encodes MKKLALLILAGIMTFTSNPAFADKLYVGTDTAFVPFEYKGKDGKYTGFDIELWAEIAKRIGVKYELKPMDFNGLIPGLITGNLDVALAAIFIKSSREKKIDFSHPYFRAGLKVMVLKSNKDIKSPADLKGKVVAVKLGTATVEYVETLGTKKIVKFPNIDQAYLEVVTGGADAAVHDTPNVLYYIKTAGKGRVKAVGPDVKAAQYGIAFPQGSALRDKVNVALLEMMEDGAYAALYRKWFDSEPE